A single region of the Deltaproteobacteria bacterium genome encodes:
- a CDS encoding branched-chain amino acid ABC transporter permease: protein MLHFVQLVVTGLVIGSVYALVALGFVLIYKATSVINFAQGEFLLVGGYICLWLTVDCRVPFIWSFVLTMGFSVILGLLVERMVLRPLIGEPIITVIMVTIGMATVLRSLVTLFWGTQIRVFPQIFPQEPLSVAGIVISKVYLWTMAAAFIFMMVFSIFFKYSRTGIAMRATAADQQVAQSMGISVKRIFAVSWCVAAVVSSVGGILIGNINGINITLAGFGLKVFPAVILGGLDSIPGAIIGGLTIGILENLMGGYLDIYLGGGVKEVAPFIVLVIILMIRPYGLFGTVEIERV, encoded by the coding sequence GTGCAACTCGTTGTGACAGGACTGGTTATTGGCAGCGTCTATGCCCTGGTTGCCCTCGGTTTTGTGCTCATTTACAAGGCAACAAGCGTCATCAATTTTGCTCAGGGTGAATTCCTGCTTGTTGGCGGCTACATCTGCCTCTGGCTGACTGTGGACTGCCGTGTCCCTTTTATCTGGTCCTTCGTGTTGACCATGGGTTTTTCCGTGATCCTCGGTCTGCTGGTAGAACGAATGGTTCTGAGACCCCTCATTGGTGAACCAATCATCACCGTTATTATGGTGACTATTGGCATGGCCACAGTTCTGAGAAGCCTGGTTACCCTGTTCTGGGGCACTCAGATCAGGGTTTTTCCCCAGATTTTTCCGCAAGAGCCTTTGAGTGTGGCAGGCATCGTAATCTCCAAGGTGTACTTGTGGACCATGGCTGCAGCTTTCATCTTCATGATGGTTTTTTCTATATTCTTCAAGTATTCCAGGACGGGTATTGCTATGCGGGCCACTGCTGCTGACCAGCAGGTGGCTCAATCGATGGGGATCAGCGTCAAGCGAATCTTTGCGGTGTCCTGGTGCGTGGCTGCAGTGGTTTCCTCTGTGGGCGGCATTCTTATCGGCAATATCAACGGTATCAATATAACCCTGGCTGGCTTCGGATTGAAAGTTTTCCCAGCCGTGATACTCGGAGGACTCGATAGTATTCCGGGCGCTATTATCGGGGGGCTGACCATAGGAATCCTGGAAAACCTCATGGGGGGTTACCTGGACATTTATCTGGGAGGCGGCGTAAAAGAAGTGGCGCCATTTATTGTTCTCGTCATCATCTTGATGATTCGGCCATACGGCCTTTTCGGCACAGTGGAGATTGAAAGGGTGTAA
- a CDS encoding branched-chain amino acid ABC transporter permease, whose product MPSGLFHTNYEDDEKILQTLWLKCWMWGFLVFLFVVFPNVASSLSAIFGINVLHMANMIGIFIIGAHGLNILTGFTGQISLGHGAFMGVGAYTSGILFMKAGWPLWLSLPAAGLVTAAVGMIFGVPSLRLRGLYLAIATMAAQFIIEYTMRNWTSLTGGSAGLNIDPPVIAGLALDTDKRYFYLVFVLVVASTLFLKNLLRTKTGRAFVAVRDRYLSAEIMGVNLFKYRLLSFGISSFYVGVAGGLFAHYNMIISDEHFTMWLSIQYLAMVIIGGLGHVLGGIFGTIFMVLLPELLRIPSQALSNVYPNIFAIFGTLRELVFGVVIILFLIFEPDGLAARWHTVRAYWKLWPFSY is encoded by the coding sequence ATGCCCTCAGGTCTGTTTCATACCAATTATGAAGACGATGAAAAAATCCTCCAGACATTATGGCTCAAGTGCTGGATGTGGGGATTTCTGGTGTTCCTTTTCGTGGTGTTCCCCAATGTGGCATCTTCTCTCAGTGCCATCTTCGGAATCAATGTGCTGCATATGGCAAACATGATTGGCATATTTATTATAGGGGCACATGGATTGAACATCCTCACCGGTTTTACCGGCCAGATATCTCTGGGACATGGCGCTTTTATGGGGGTGGGCGCCTATACCTCTGGCATCCTCTTCATGAAGGCGGGTTGGCCCTTGTGGCTGTCATTGCCTGCTGCCGGCCTGGTAACAGCGGCTGTGGGAATGATCTTTGGGGTGCCCTCACTGCGGCTCCGCGGCTTGTACCTGGCAATAGCCACCATGGCGGCTCAATTTATTATTGAATATACCATGCGAAACTGGACTTCTCTTACCGGGGGAAGTGCAGGGCTCAATATTGATCCACCCGTTATTGCCGGGCTGGCTCTGGATACTGACAAGCGCTATTTCTACCTGGTATTTGTGCTGGTTGTCGCCTCCACTCTGTTTCTCAAAAATTTGCTTCGCACCAAGACAGGCCGGGCTTTCGTGGCAGTCCGGGATCGCTATCTTTCTGCAGAAATCATGGGAGTAAATTTGTTCAAGTACCGCCTGCTGTCTTTTGGTATTAGCTCCTTTTATGTGGGAGTAGCAGGCGGTCTTTTCGCCCACTACAATATGATCATCAGTGATGAACACTTTACCATGTGGCTTTCCATCCAATACCTTGCCATGGTCATTATAGGCGGTCTCGGTCATGTGCTTGGAGGCATATTTGGCACGATTTTTATGGTGTTGCTCCCGGAACTGTTGCGCATTCCCTCGCAAGCTTTGAGCAATGTGTACCCAAACATCTTTGCAATTTTCGGGACCTTGCGAGAGCTGGTATTCGGGGTGGTCATAATTCTGTTTTTGATCTTTGAGCCGGATGGACTGGCAGCCCGCTGGCATACGGTCCGTGCTTATTGGAAATTGTGGCCCTTCTCGTATTGA